From Rana temporaria chromosome 5, aRanTem1.1, whole genome shotgun sequence:
agATTTTGCCTCTTTCTACTTAAAGATCATTTATTTTCACACCCAGCATCCATAAAGATGTTTTGATGCATGTTTGAAGGGTAGATTTAGCACGGGGGGTTTGCAAATATGGCGTACAATTTCTACACCAGTCCTACTATAATGGTGTTATGCGCTTCAGCACAGATTTCTGTGAAATGCAATGTGGATGTTTGTGTACAGAAACCTCACTTCTTGCATGTATTGGCTCACTGTTTCTTCTCTTCAGATCAAATTCCTTTCTATGTGAACATTTCCCAGAAAAATGACAAGAATTCCTCTGACCACATCTATATCAAAGATTCTCCAATTTCATTTGATGTTAAAATCCATGATCCGAGCCACTACCTCAACAAATCTATCCTGTCTTTTAACTGGACCTATGGTGATGGCAATGGCTCCTTTGTGTCCAATAACCCAGTCTCCACTCATACTTACACCTTGCTTGGAAACTTCAGTCTGAACCTAACCATCAAAGCTGCCATTCCAGGACCCTGTGAACCCGTTACACCTACAACAAGAGCGCCAACTACACAGATGCCAACAACCACCACACCCCATACAACTACAAACACAActggtaggtgtgtgtgtgtggcctgtAATTGTTTTGCTTCTTTAAGTGTGTTCTTGTGCAACAAGGATTAAAATAACTGTTGTGTCCAAAAGGTAACATCACCGAAGTGCCACCCTTCATAACTGAGACCTTTCCACTAACTACAGAAGAACAGAATACTACTACCCATGCTATCCCCACTACCCATTCAACTGTACTGACAACTACCTCTGTACCTGGGTGCTTTATCTACAGATATGGCTACTATAATGGAAAAATTACAGTTGTAGGTAGGTGGAAAGCATTCAGATCTTTTTCATGGATTAGAATGTGGCCTaaatgtttaactttttttttttttcatttagatgGCATCCTTGGTATGAATATTATTGAAATGAACACCATCCAAGTGCCCTCccagactgaaaattctgtaattgATTTTGTGGTGTCCTGTGAAGGCAGGTAGGTATGGGGCATTTGATGTATAGATGGGTTGAGATGGAATGTGGCTATACTGCAGTCTACAGTGCTGCTTTTCAATTGCAAGCTGAATCTGCCCCAATTGCTTTCTTCTACTGGCATATTCCCTTGCATCAGAGCTACATGTGGAGTGACAGTGCACAGTATTGACAGCACAATTATACTAGTTCACTGCAGGCAAACTAGGGTTTTAGTTTGGCCCCCATGACATCTTCTTTGCCTAGgctcctaactgtccctgatttggaaccatttccttatttgtccctcattttggtctgatctatatagttgtatacaaAATGTACTACTCTatcaaaagtgtttcccagtgctaaacctttcatccaatttctaaatggctgcatttgtaaattccaatagagatgaatagtagtggtaaagcactggggggggggggggtgtgtgtgacaCTTTATTGGCTAAATCCGCAATTCTCCTTAAGGGGGGCTTGTCCTATGcttgcatacttttgctaataggtatccctcattcccatctcagagttGGGAGGTATAGACTCCTGTTCTTCAGTATTCTAATGATATTGTTTGTCTTCCAGCATGCCTACAGATGCCTGCACAATTGTTTCAGATGCTTCTTGCATGATTCCTCAGAACATGGTATGTGATCCAATTCCAGCTTCAGACCAGTGCCTCTTGACCCTACGAAGAACATTTGCAGAACCAGGATCCTATTGTGTCAATATTACCCTAAGTGATGATGCAAGTCTGGCTCTTGCCAGTACTCTGGTCTATGTAGATGCAGGTAATAGTAATGTGGTGGGTGTAATGTTAAAACTGGAGGGGGGGCACTATTGACCTTGCTGTGTAGAGGGGTTTGTTGGTGAAGCCGTGCAGACAGTACTGGAGCACACTGACTAGTGTTATGCAGGACAATAAGGCTATTTGGTAGCTAGAGATGCATTAAGGGCCCAATGAAGGCAgtaagacttaaaaaaaaaaaaagagcttgagTGTATTTGCAAGCGAGACCAGTTGGGTGAAGAATAGGCTTGTGCATTTTACCAAGGCAGCTAAATgactttgcatggacactcattATGCATTTGTTTCTAGTATGCTATAGTGCAGGTACTTAAAGCATTATTCCAAAACACATTACCATTTGTTAAACTAAGAATAAGCTCCAGCATGTTCGCAGAGCCCACCATGAAGTTGGCACTGCGCTAATCGCTGGCAGTTAGACATTTCCTGCTCTCTGCAGCCGCAcattgggacaatgtctcactgcctgtgattagcacagcgctgacttcctggcaggctctgcatgtgggcactgaacacgctggagctcatccttgatGTCCCAAGACCTGAATCGGAACTGCATGTCttggctagttcacaccagtagtCTTTAGCGCCGGAACACTGGCCATTATGAAGTGTTGAAATACCTTCCCAAGTTTAAATCTGCTACTTTACAGCTGTAGTCACAAGGATTGTGACAGTGCATGCACACGGGTAGCTTTGTGGCACCTTACTCTAGACATGTGAAAAGCGATGTATATGACCCAATACTGCAGGACCAAGGATACAGCGCCATGGCAAGCGTTGCCTTGCATAAATCGGGAGGACAAGCTAGCAATAACATGTAGGTATTTAAGACTAGAAAATCCTACTTGTGCCTTGAGGGATAAGCCTAAAGCTTTTTCTCTTCTAGGATCTGGAACAAAAACAACCTCTGTAGTCCTGGCTATATTTGGATTGGTGGTCCTTGTTGCAGCAGTGGCTGGTGTTCTTCTGTACAGGTGAGTGCTTCAgctcgggtttttttttttttttttgtacagactTGATGGCATAGCTTGCCTTCTTGAGATGACACAATGGACTAGTTTCTGTAACTAGTAAGACTAGCTGATCTTTAGAAAGGCATTGGCTTTCCCTTCCTAGTTTAATCTTGTACTACGTCTGCACTACCCACCTGACATGCCATATTTGCTCCTTTTACCTAATCTTATTAGCCATGCATGTAGATCGCCTGCCAATAACAGCAGTTCAGTCTAAACTGGCCACTGCCATCTCTTGTCTAGGCTCAATACTCTGGGCTGTGCACCTTAGGATTATACAGCAAGTATCTTTACTCAACACTAGCCTTTACTTCAAATGTGTGGTGCCAGCCTCACCAGTGGCATACAAATGTGTTGGGCTACACTAGCACCTGTGAGTTAATGCTTTTCACACACCTACTGTACCTGGGTCTGCAGACCTTGAACCCCCTGATGCCActctgagctgtaaaaaaaatgggaGCCTAAACTAGAGCTTACCTTAACCGCTTAAtggccaagcctctttctgacacttgttgctagaaaaattacttgaagcccccaaacattttttttttgggggggggggggaattctttttattataaaataaaattgggctCACCTTTTTGTAACAAGGtaatgctgtgtaaattgatacccaacatgtcacacttcaaagttgtgcctgcttgtggaatggcactttttttttttacacccgtaatctccataggcgacgtttaaaaaaatattctacaggtttattttttttttttttttttttagttaaaggagGTCTAGAATTGCTCTACCAATCggtgatgcctcacatgtgtggtttgaacaccgcttccATACatgggtgctgctcacgtatgcattcgcttctgcacactgacttttaataaaacttttattcctattacaaggaatgtaaacatcccttgtaatatataaAAAGCATGACaatctcttaaatatgagatctggtgtcaaaaagacctcactcgTCTCTATAGTATGAAGGTGGGGGGTAATTTCCCCcacctcactcgtctccatacccagccatcagAAGGACGCAATCAGCGATGCCGACTGCTCTGGCGGGAGGGGGTCCCCCCTCTCCTGGTGAtgctgccgcagagaccacttataTTGGAAACTGAAATGTTCAGGTACACTTGATGGTAATCTTTACAGATTTTCTGATCATGGTATGGGAGAAAATAAGAATTGCATGGTCACCTGCAGCTTTTAAACCAACTGAACTTTTATCTCTTAGGAAATACAAGGAGTACAAGCCCATCAGGAATGCAACAGATGGAAGCGGTGGCAGTCAGATCAATGTGTACTTCAGACAAGTCAAAGATGCCTTGCTTCATGGAAACCACAATGAGTATGATCCACTGCTGAAGAACAAATCTGGAATAATCTAACTTTCTGCAATGCCCTTGCACTGTTTAAACTTGCATGATCTTGGATACTGACTGTAATGGTTTGTTAGATGGGGTATAATAAAATATGCTCCCTCCTTTAAAATTAtgtatcagtatttttttttgcaaagagtTGTGGGGAAAATCtttaactcaccatgcctcttgctaaatttggaatgtctactttccaaaaatgggtcattttggGAGGTAGTTGTAActtgctgggttcacactggtaggaCACGATTGTTTTCGACTTTGCCCTGCGGAGTCTGACtatgaatctttagggggaaACTCATGCCAAAACCTGGCTGGCGTAGGTTCCCCCTCAAACCATAACGGACCCTTCGGtctgtatcaccccccccccctgcagacccAAGCacacaggtcaggaaagggggtgggggatgaGCCATGTTACGGGGGGCGTGGATCAAGTCCTGAGATgaacaaatatacattttctggAATATACATatttctaagtgttttttttttttgcctaaaatttaatGACTGGAAGGTAgacaatagtgtaatgattctgttgaaGGAAttaaataggtatttactagtttatctatatcacctccggcttctagtttctgttctctcattcacttcctggtttgtggtgctcgtccatgtaagaactacatttcccagtatgcatttcaGCACGCCCAGTAAtgcacacctccttgaagtctctaacacgtagagtgtcctgccgcacagatgtaattcccaggagggggcgagcatgtcactgaccaccgcagtaaagcctcccatcacggtggtgagtaacaatcagacaagcaggaagtgaacagagaagaaatggagcaacttttgagcaaaaattcacaatgaggaagtgaaaaaaaaatgtctccaggtaaaggatgcttgttATGAAGAAAaaagtttcctttacaacccctttggttTATCTGCTGATAAACATCTGGTTTGACTTCAAACATCACAGCACCAAGGTTGTTATGGTGtctggatgattgaagcgcattattgtAATATGAAAtacttcaactcaccataatgcagaatcggcAGCCCTGAGCGTTTCACTTGTCACATCGCCTCCTTGCCCCAAGTGGTATCACTAAGGATGGCGTCTTCTCCCCTcacaataaacccccccccccatatatgtcaaatgtattgggatgcctgcctttatgcGCACATGAACTtccatggcatcccagtcttattctGTAGGGTTAATTAAGTtggcacaccctttgcagcttcaacccttctgggaaggctgtccacaaggtttgagagactgtctatgggaatgtttgactattcttccagaaacgcatttgtgaggtcattaatgttggatgagaaggcctggctcccagtctccggtctaatttatcccaaaagtgttgtatcaggttgaggtcaggactctgtgcaggccagtcaagtgccTCCACCCCAAACgtgctcacccatgtctttatggaccttgctttgtgcagtggtccaaatcatttggagggggggggattatggtgtggggtggtttttcaggggttgggcttggccccttgcttccagtgaagggaactcttaagacatgagcatacaaagacattttggattttttatttttttcaatgctcccaactttgagaacagtttggggatggccaacgtgactgtgcacaaagcaagatcaatagacatggataagcgagtttggggtggaggaacttgactggcctgcctcAACCTGACAATCTTTaagatgaattagagaggagtctgcaagccaggccttttcAGCCAAaatcggtgcctgacctcacaaatgcactgctggaagaatggttaaacattcccatagactcctaaacattgtggacaaccttcccagaagaattgaagctgttatagctgcaaagggtgtgccaactcaatatttaaccctacggACTATGACGCCATTAAATGTCATGTGTGTTTGTAAAGGAAGGTGTTAAAATATTTGAACAATATAGTATttatcaggggtcttcaaactacggccctccagttgttcaggaactacaattccatcatgcctagtcatgtctgaatgtctgttttgcaatgcctcatgggatgtgtagttctacaacagctggaggtctgtagtttgaggatccctggtataTATGAACAAATACCTTGAGCAGAGTGCAAAGGATCtggagaaaagggaaaaaaagaaaactaaaaaaaaaaggtgaggggcaggggtttggggggaaaaaataaaatcaggGAGGCCTCATGGGGGTCAAAGCAGGCAAAAGGGGCCAAAGATAAGGGCCCCAACAATCAGAGTAAATTCAAATTTACCCACTTAATAGTACACATTGAAAGACAATTAATCAATGATGATCCTGAACGGATGCAGGAATAGGGGGCCCCCCAAAGTCCATGGATAAACACCAAGGGGACACAGTAATAAAcaaccaaaatataaaaataaatgtattatatgTATGTTCCAGAATGGCTCAAACATCCATCTGCTGTTAGTCACTAAAATAAAAGTGGCTCTGGAAACGACCTTATTTTCACTTTGCTCAACCaagtggagagggaaggggatAAATATGAGCAAAAGATTCAAATGTTGTTAAACCAGACTAATAACTCTCCAGAACTCCTCTGATGGGATGATTGAGTAGAGATCCAAATTGACATCGCAAAAGAACTTGAAAGTATAATCCCCAACTAATCCTAACTAGGACCCTGTCCAGCAGTAACTTAAATAAGCAAAGCGGGAGGAGAAAGGTAgccacaagccccccccccaaaaaaacaggtgGTTATCCCTTAAAGGGCAGAGAATGCTGTTCTGCAATTTAGACTATTTATACATCTTCCCAGCTATCTTCTGGGCTATCTCTGCCAGGGATTGGCTAAAACAGTATAAATATTCATGCTATCCATTTGCCTTGCTCCACATCTGTGTTCCAGAACAACACACATTTTTCTATAAGGGAGGCAATCAACAATGCTCCAACCTGTCTAGGAGGGTGCTACCTTATGGGGCCTTAAAAATCAATAgcactctgaaagctgtaagggaaaaaaaaaaacgtaccaacAGAATtgtaaaaatggtctggtcacctGAATTTAAAAGtggagcacagggcctggcagTAAAGTGTTATGTACAAACACTGATTGAACTCACCCCCATGGAGAATTACATTTTCTAGCACGGTGAGCTATGCTTCACCTTCTGCTAAGACTATCCGCACTTGGGGTATGGTGTCCAGTTCTGCTTAtcaatcctcaggaaggatgtgttgGAGCTGGGGAGAGTCCCGCGACATTAgaaaggggactggaggacctcggTTACGAGGAAAGACTACAAGCATAAAACGTATTCTCCCTGGGGAAAAGAGTCCTCTGGCTTTCTGATTACTCCCTGAAACTATTCAGTTTCAGGGAGTATAGAAAGACACGGGCTACGTAATCAAATTGTAGGAGAAGCCGTTTAaccttaacctcttcagccccggaaggatttgccctcttaatgaccaggctattttttgtgatacggcactgcgtcgctttaactgacaattgcgcaactctgtacccaaacaaaatttacgtccttttttacccacaaatagaaatttattttggtggtatttgatcacctctgttattTTAGAGCAAGAAACAAAAACCACAATGttgaaataaaactttttttttttttttttactttatgctacaatacatatccccaaaaaaataaaaaataaattatttaggCATCAGTTTCGGCCGATATTTTtcttactggtaatggcagcgatctgcgattttgaaGCGGGACAGACAttgcactttttggggaccagtgatatattactttttggggaccagtgatatattacattgatcagtgctataaaaacacTGATCAatttaaaaattacactggcagggaaagggttaacattagGAGGTGATTAATAGGGTTAATGGtgctccctgggtgtgttctaactgtgggtgggATTGGCTccctgggacatgacagagatcactgttcccgatcactgggaacagaagccCTCTGAAATGTCATTAGGCAAAACGGGGAATCGCCttttttacataggcagttcccagTCTGCCTTTGTACACAGCAATCGCGGGTCGCCAGCGGactgtgggcctgatttactatgctctgtgcgctgcgctggttcatgcgttaattagtactccgggtggaggcttaattgggcgcatgaaccagcgtagcagccggcgcattgaaagtaatatgtaaagccgcgccgaactccctatagaagtctatgggagaaatcaaaagtgttcattttaaaggctaatctgcaagttttgtcctaaaaagtgtttggggacctcagtcctgtcccagggaacatgtatcaatgctttttttattttttaaaacggacgttttttcgggagcagtgaaattaataattcttaaagtgaaacaataaaagtgaaatattcctttaaatttcgtacctagggggggtgtaatgtcagcatgtgaaatagcgcatttcctgactgactccatggcagcctacgtgtggttaatcccgcctcctctccaatgctataggaccccatacccataaaagtcagctcacctatcagtactgtgttccttttttgtcctcctcatggACCTACATCACGTTTGTTCCTGCTGGCGTCCGTTTGGAATATTTCCTGAATTTTTGGCATATCATCCATGCGGTACAGCTCAGGGCTGAGCTACGAGTTGGCCTGTGCAATTCTTTGGCAGTATACACTCCATAGAGAAGAAGGGATCTGCCGCTCCAGCTGAGTGCactaagcaatcagtgtcctctcagaagcctgggtgcaggcaatgcatggaaacaaagcttaaaaggaaaaaggtgaacaactgcacttccaaaaatatatacccCAGTGATGGAATGGAGGTTGCCACGGTATGCCTGAAGGTGGACGCATCAacggctggcaaggtctgaacctttttcacttcctccatggcagtcgcctctgtgtctatttgtttgtttgtttccctttattttctggtACTCTCCGGTACCTCTGTGTCCCCTCACGGCGCATGGAATGCATTTGCGTTCCAGGGTGCCACGGTACTTCCGGGTCACGGACGCTGCCACCGCTCTGCGCATGTGCGGGGCCTCTGTGATAGTGAGGCCTGGCTCTCATGTTCACGCAGTGGCAGGTGGTCCGGCGACCGCGCAGGTGCCGTTAGGCTGTCTTCACGGCGCAGGCGCGAGGTGGAGGgggcggtgacgtcaccaggCCGGGGATTCAAAGGTCTGCCTCCTGTCAGTGCGGGAATTTTCCTCAGACAGTGAGCGGTGGCTTCCCCCATGCTGAGTCTGCACCAGGATgcactatatgtaaaaaaaaaaaaaaatatgtatatttttgataatataaaaacaaaaaataataataaatagatgtTTTTCTTCTGGTTGGCTTCCCTGGCCTGGGTAGCATTTATGGGTCATCCGcagactgtatgtattttttgctgacgTCCTGTCCAGAGGTTATGGACAGGTCACTGCCTTTTTGCAGCCAGCCCTTGCGCACTGGGTAGGTGCAGGCaaggggagggggctgaggtTGCATTCTCAAGGGTTTGAGATTGCGTTTGGTGTCCCCACCCCCCAATCTTTCTTTTGCAGCTCTTTCAAAAGATCGGACCAGcaatttgtggtccaggatgtccgagaccttgccagaccacaactttctccatttattgtcTAGATCTAGACGAGATTCGCCGTCTAGACAGAAtaggagaagccgcattcctcctgcggctggagaagtcgcattcctcctgcggctggagaagtcgcattcctcctgcggctggagaagtcgcattcctcctgcggctggagaagtcgcattcctcctgcggctggaaaagtcgcattcctcctgcggctggaaaagtcgcattcctcctgcggctggaaaagtcgcattcctcctgcaactggagaagtcgcattcctcctgcaactagaggagacgttgcattcctcctgcaactagaggagacgttgcattcctcctccgacgagaggagaagtcgcattcctcctccgacgagaggagaagtcgcattcctcctccgacgagaggagaagtcgcattcctcctccgacgagaggagaagtcgcattcctcctccgatgagaggagaagtcgcattcctccgacgagaggagaagtcgctttcctcctccgacgagaggagaagtcgcattcctc
This genomic window contains:
- the LOC120940174 gene encoding protein QNR-71-like, which codes for MQAAVVRGWLVLSVWLISAAQAGTRFQDVSEFGRTGHNNRLVHGWSPASSSWDDELYPAWKSGDPRWENCWRGGKVVARLTSDSPALMGSNVTFSVALQFPRCQKENEDGDIVYQRGCANASFSDQYVYNWTKWAQFCNEGNCSFSNQFPDGRPFPHHHDWRHHNFIYIFQTLGQYYQMTGRSSAVLSINTTNITAGAQMMEVTVFRRGNRRHYPVAKASGLYIVTDQIPFYVNISQKNDKNSSDHIYIKDSPISFDVKIHDPSHYLNKSILSFNWTYGDGNGSFVSNNPVSTHTYTLLGNFSLNLTIKAAIPGPCEPVTPTTRAPTTQMPTTTTPHTTTNTTGNITEVPPFITETFPLTTEEQNTTTHAIPTTHSTVLTTTSVPGCFIYRYGYYNGKITVVDGILGMNIIEMNTIQVPSQTENSVIDFVVSCEGSMPTDACTIVSDASCMIPQNMVCDPIPASDQCLLTLRRTFAEPGSYCVNITLSDDASLALASTLVYVDAGSGTKTTSVVLAIFGLVVLVAAVAGVLLYR